The following coding sequences lie in one bacterium genomic window:
- a CDS encoding nucleoside triphosphate pyrophosphatase: MSKLILASSSPQRAKLLKQIGLDFETVFPGMEEKTWRATNPSEYAMERAIAKAVEVASKVKEGIILGADTIVTYQGEIIGKPVSRIEASRMLHQLQGTTHEVITGLALVEAKSRHRLTDYVVTEVTMKSLTEQQINNYVSTGEPLGKAGGLDVAGRGAIFIEKIRGCFYNLLGLPLAKLADMLTEFSGSRRPPRNFRRPGE; this comes from the coding sequence ATGTCTAAGCTAATCCTAGCCTCTTCTTCACCCCAAAGGGCTAAGTTGCTGAAACAAATCGGCCTTGACTTCGAGACTGTCTTTCCTGGAATGGAGGAGAAAACCTGGAGGGCTACTAATCCCTCTGAATATGCGATGGAGAGGGCCATAGCTAAGGCAGTCGAAGTTGCCTCCAAAGTTAAAGAGGGGATAATCCTGGGGGCGGATACTATCGTCACCTACCAGGGGGAGATTATAGGCAAACCAGTTAGCCGTATCGAGGCAAGCCGGATGTTACACCAATTGCAAGGGACCACCCATGAGGTGATCACCGGGTTAGCCCTGGTAGAGGCAAAGAGCCGGCATAGATTGACTGACTACGTGGTTACTGAAGTGACTATGAAATCCCTTACCGAGCAGCAAATTAATAATTACGTCTCTACGGGTGAACCATTAGGTAAGGCTGGCGGTTTGGATGTAGCCGGCCGAGGGGCGATCTTTATTGAAAAGATAAGGGGTTGTTTTTACAATCTATTAGGTCTGCCTCTGGCTAAGCTGGCCGACATGCTGACTGAATTTTCAGGGTCAAGGAGACCGCCCAGGAACTTCCGCCGACCTGGAGAGTAA